The Limanda limanda chromosome 13, fLimLim1.1, whole genome shotgun sequence region taaaacaaataactgCAGGATTGATGTGACTGTATTACAGGGCTAAAGGCCAAATCATTCTTCTATGTTGAATCAACGCTGTGACGTGTGCCCTCCTCAGAATGTCACCTCAGGTCACAGTGACGTGGAGCACAAAAAGAGTGTGATTGGTCCACTTGATAGCATGACGCATCCATGTCTCCCAGTGGCTGGACAAGCACACACCCTCCTTCTGACTCAAACAGTTCAAAGGTCACTCACCTAATTTCCAAAGAAGACCCTCTCTTGTCCATGCTGCAGTCATCTCAGTAAAACTACGGTTGCTCAATATTAATTAACTCCAACAAGACAGAAAACCCTGGTGTCGATGAGCTTGAAACTAAAATCGAGTGGGATTAATAAATCATgtcctccttcctgctgctctacTCAGGTGCCACTGCTCGCCTGATGTTCCAGGAATGTTCCTGTCGTTGTGAACATGTCTAACCTGAACAATCTcgtgctgtgttcttcatatgtgaaagacaaactcagaAAAATGTCTGGATCCATttttccggacattttccagagttcatgtccgTAACCAGCTTCAGTTGTATTGAAACCCTTAGACACATCATAcatagggcggctgtggctaagGGGTAGAGCGGGCGTCCtctaacctgaaggtcggcagttcgatcccttgtcttccccatctgcatgccggaGTGTCCCtggaaccccgaattgcccctcatagaacaacaaagtgttactaatagatgcactgtatgaatgtgtgtgaatgggtgaatgtaaaactgtactgtaaagagcttttaGTGGTcttcaagactagaaaagcgctatataaatacaaaaccatttaccatttacatccCACGAGAGTAAATGCTCACAGCCGTGTCGGGCACTAGGACAGGCTCGGGGTCAATCCCTTGTAGAACCAGGTGTTTtggtaaaaaaattatataatttatttcctttttctttatctGACAGGGGGCACTATTTGTTCTCAGTTCATGCATCTCGGTTGATGGTGGCTCAGGGTCGAGGTTTGATCATCACCATTTCATCAATGGGAGGGCTTCGGTATCTCTTCAATGTGCCTTATGGCGTTGGTAAAGCCGCGGTAAGATCTCTTCTTATCAGGATCAAAATCCATATAACATGATATAAGTATATGTAATCACTGTATTTGGACATGTTTTATAcaagttttgttttgtgctttgtTTCCAGTGTGACAGGCTGGCAGCAGACATGGCTGTTGAGCTGAGGAGTAGGGGGGTGGCCTCTGTCAGCCTGTGGCCGGGGGCAGTACAGACAGAGCTTATTACTCAGATGATACTGGAGAAAGATGCTGCACAGTCTTCAAATTCTGAGGTAAACTCTTCTCTTACAACCAATTCATATTTATGGTTGCCTCCTCAGTTTTATGTATTTTGCCACATATCtggattttcttttcctcagtTGAAAAAGACATTTGCCAACGGAGAAACCACAGAGCTGAGCGGGAGGTGTATCGTCAACCTGGCCAAAGGTAGGTTTATATACTGTTGGAGATTGTATTTACTTTACTGTGAGATTGTTAAATAGACTGACTAACATTTGACTAACTGTGCGAGCGTATATTTGTTCTGCATTGGGATCAGTGTAATATGCTCTCATAAACTGCTTCAAAAAATGCTGAGTGTTTACTTTGATatggtttctctctgtttgaaaGATAAAAATCTGATGTCCCTGACTGGGAAGATTATAATGACTTCGGACCTGGCAAGGCGCTATGGGATAAAAGATGTTGATGGTAAATTTGTAGTTGCTTTCTTGATGATTTAAGATttgaagatttatttttagGAATTCTGACTATGTGTAAGCACTTAACTCTAACAttgttcctctttttcttccagGTCGGAGTGTAGTTGATTACACTTCCCTTAAATTCCTCCTGACCCAGGTCCCATATCTCTCCTGGCTCTCAAGTGTAACCCCCTCATTTCTACGCCTGCCACGCTTTGTGCTCACCCTGGCACACAGCCGGTTCTAAATAAGTCCTCTACCAGTGAAGTGAAAGTGTAAAGCTGATACTTTATACATCCGTTCCTTGATTACTAAATGAGTCTATGAAGGAAAGATGAAGAATTCCCTCGCataatttctgtattttaacAGCACTAATGTCAGCTGTGGGTGAAGCCACACAATGTGAACCTGTGAATTGTGAATAATATTGAATGTAAAGCATTTGTAGGCTCTTGAAAACGTATAAGGTCTGAAGCTTCACTCCACTGTAAAGCCCTTACAGATGGTCCAGAGTGCAGCAGCGCATCTGGTCTTCAATCAGCCTAAAAGGGCACATGTCCTTCTACTGCTCATTGACCTCCACTGGCCATGGCCGTCCAAATTAAATTCACGTCACTATTGCTTGCCAGCAGACTGACTTCTGGATCTGCACCCATCCACTTGAACTCAATCACACGGGCTTATGCTCCTTCTCGGGCCCCAGCGATCCTCGCCATCCCTGCACAGAAGACACTCCCACTCCAGTCTGTTTTCATTAATGGTTCCCTGATAGCAAGAGCACTTCCTTTCCTGACACCTCTAACACCCTTACTGGCACGTACACTGTGCCgtttttttaactgatctcCTTGCACTTTGTATCATTGAACAGATTTTACACGTAGTGCTCAATTCAACGTATCTTAGAGTAAACACGTTTTAACACTGTCCTTGTGATGTAAGGGACCTGTTTGCCAAATGTGTAAATACATCTATAACGCATCTTAAAAACATAGAGCTGTGTATTTTTGCACCTGTTTTTACATGTACTACTTATATTGCCATATCTTGTAAATGCAGCACTGCTACAACTACTATAACAGTGTCTGACCTTCAAATAACAACTAGTTCGATAAACCAATATTAACTCACTTCTGTTTACTGTTGTCATTGCCAGAAATACGTGTAAAACAACATGTTCCTAATAAAGAGAGTGGACTCCATGGCAGGAAGCTAAATATTGACTTCTAGTCTATTGTTTGACTATTTAACATTAACTATGTGCTACAAAAACCTCTGAGGCACAAATGACTTAAACATATCTGCCGTACTTTCAGTAACAGAACATGTCTGATGCTGATATGGATTCggcaaggacacacactgtcacaagAACACTTGATTGTGTACCTCTGTCTCGTTTACAgtacaaagaaaaaatatgtaaaCTATTTCTCATTAATACGGTAGTATATCAGACAGTTCAACTAAACCTCTAATTTTGATGACTTAGTACTTGCGAGTACTTGCCATGGTTTAAGCAGAatgaaaaattatttaaattagagAATTTGCATTCTTCAtatctaaatgtttttgtttaaatgttcaGTCAAGTGTTTCATTAACGTCAGCGTCATCTCCCATCATGACTAAAAGTAGTTTAAATGCCCTCGGCTTCCTGCTATCAATAGAATGATGATGTGGAAATAGCCTAATTGTTTTGGTTagtagattagattagattcaactttattgtcattgcacagtacaagtacttatacaacgaaatgcagtttagcatctgaCCAGaggtgcaaaaaaggcagtaaaagtgcagagtattgtgcatatttaaagtgaatatgtaaataaataagatctgtacagtaagaaatatatatggaatattacagtattaagaggtattgtatgatttgagaacgatgaatacactatgagcaagataaatatatcAATACATATAGGCGGTATAATATAGTAGTAAAAACAGtctagtgcaaatgttcaaatgttcagtggttggaggagggtgtgtggtaGTAATAGTAGGTCCTCAAGtagtaaaatatgtaaatatactgATATATGTAATATGATATTGTACACTGTATGCTTCATAGTAGCTGTGGCTGTGAGAAGAAGCTGTCCATGTGTGATCCAAGGAGCCCTGAGGGTCTGGATGAAGCCTGCAGACACAGGATGCACGTCACTAACTCCTGTTATTCACCGGGTGGTTGCAGAGTTCTGGTAATAACGAGACGATGGTTGTAGTTGGAAACCACATCAGATGCTTGTGGCGCTGatctgagaggggggggggggggggggttggctgATGTGAACATGTTGAGCCCACTTTACGGATTTATTATACAGGCGCCTCCTCCCTCCAATCCCCGGTCTGCTCTCCCAGTCTGGCACACCCACCGCCGCGCCGTCACTGTGGGAGAGTCGCTTGGGCCTTGTgggcttcctggtcctcagctCCGCCTCGCCTCGATCCGGCCGGACAGGGGAAACACTTCTCAGTTCAAGAACAAAAGCAACAACGGTTCAGCGCCGCGGAGGACCGAGGCACGGAGACTCTGCGGGGATCGGACCTGAAACCCCCAGCGGATCGAGAAACACACGGATCCAGCGGCCGAGGGACCGAACTCGCTCGAAAGGCGACAAACTTGGTCGCCTCGCATCTTTCTAACCCGCCCGTAATCCGTCGAGGTGCTGGACAAATAAGACAAGGGTCAACCCGACGGACGGTATTGTTTCCCCCGGTCTCCCTCTCCAACTTCGGCCATAAAGAAGCGCAGTGGCCCGGGAGGGGAACTCGAggtttcctttgttttcctctcgtcTCGACGGACCTCGTGGATCGAGGCTTGTTTTGTCCTTTTCGGGTAAGTTTATTTCCATGTTCCACTGAAGCGTGTCTGGTGGCGAAGTGCGCCTGTGCAGTGGGAAGCCTTTTAGTTAGTACGCCATaaagaggggggagagaggagggggggcactGGACTGTTGTGGCCACTGGCACAGAGAAGCAACTTTTATAGCTTTAGTCACACTCGGATATAAAGTGTGAACCCCCCCAACAAAGAGTATTAAAGTGAAACCTGTACCTGCCGGGAGCTAGCACATGATCTCAGCCGCTGGTCCCAGTGAGTCACGACTGACTCACACTGGTCTCAGATCTGCGAGCGGTGTTTTTGTTGCACTTGAACATTTCTTGCGTGGCTCATGCAACCTTAAATCGTCGGCCATGGTGCAAACCTCCTGACTAAAGACGCAATGTTTCCTCTGCTTCCAcaagttaaagaaaaacaactccaATATGGGGTGCATAGTTGTTTGTAAAACTGAATCCAGTCAGTATTTACAATTATCTGACTCATATATTACCTAATGATTGTAATTGGACAAACATGTCAACAAGAATTGGTCAACAAAGTGAGTCTGAATCCTAATAACTTGTTGTTTGCCTTCTAACTGCTAAACTGACGATCTGTTGTCAGTTGATGAAGTGTTGGATAAACACCTGTTGCCCGAGAAGAAACGTTTTCATTTAGTTTCCAAACAACGCGTCTTAAGAGATATAATGCTAAACACTGATTAAGTGTGTAGATTGTCTCGACCTAGATTCGAGTATGACTAATGCAAATCATTTCCCCcctccacaggtttttgttgCCGTTTCTGCCTTTGTGAAGAGGCTCCACTTATCTTTTGGGGCCGAGTACTTGGAAGTGGAACAAAGCCCAACTGGGAAAGGGTGAGAAAGTAGACTGTGATGGATTTCTCGTAGATACCCATTCCACACGCTCCCACCCTTTGTGACCGATTCCCCACTCCCACAAAACAAAAGTCAGTCACCACACTTTGGGGGAGGGGAACCCAGTCTGGACAGGGTATACGACTAGTTTCATTGGGAGTTCAGAATAGGAGTGCAAAGGAGGATGGGGGAGGGGAAACAGCTGTCAGATAATTGACTTTGAGAATGAATTAGAACAGAAAGTTCTAAAAACATCATAGTCTCTACTCTTGGTTGTAATCTTCAGAAGTTATTTTATCTGTGAGGTTAACACAGTTCAGACGAGCAAGAAAACATCAGCAGCTaaatcagtgtgtttgtgtgtgttgttttcgtAGGTGCGAGCCCGTTTTGATATCCCAGATGGCAACCTACAGTGAACATAATGGCAGAAATGGACTAATTGTGAGCATGAAGGAGTCTTTTGAAGGAAAAGTCACAAAGAAAGATTGTGAAGGCAAGTTTGAAGCTAAACGGCCTTCCAAGGATTTGTGCCACTCTCCCAGCGCAGCGGAGAGCAACGCAAGTGGTGTGGCAAGTTTCACCACGAACCACAACTCTGTGGTGTGCCTGCCTCTGGTGTCGGAGGGACTCAAGCTGGTATGGACACAGTCTGATCAGACCCGTGAACTCGACACAATCCCAGAGTTGGTCCAGGCCTTTAACTTATTTCCGTATCCATCGTCCAATGAGGTCACCACCCTGGCCCGGGTGTGTGCCCTGCCACTGGACAAAGTCAAGGTGTGGTTTATGGTGCAGAGAATTAAATATGGTATCAGCTGGTCATCAGAGGAGATAGAAGAGACGCGGCGGAAGCTAGCAGTGCCTGAGCTCCATGATGACTCACCTGAAACAAACGATGAGGCCAAAATAAAGAGCAAGAACAAGATAAGTGAGGAAATGGTAATTGAGGATAAGATTGGCGAAGAAGTGGAAGTTCCTCCCACCAGCGTTACCCCCAAGAAGACAAAACCAAAGTGTGAGTCACCGGATTCCTATAAACCAGCTAAACCCACCACCCCGTGTTTCAGTTccaccctcccccctcctcagGATTCATACTTCTATCGCTCACCAGCAGACCCGCCAGCAAGCACAGCCACCGATGTCTCCCTCGACCTTTCAGAGTCATCGTCGAGACAGCACCGCCACAGCCGCTACAAGAAGTCCAAAGCTCAGCTCGCCGCTCTTCGAAAGAGCTTCCTGAGAGAGAACTGGCCTGCAGAGGCGGAGCTAAGACGTTTGCAGGAAGAAACCGGGCTGACCCGCAATGACATTCGTAAATGGTTCAGTGACAGCCGTTATCAGCTTAGAGTTGGCCGTGGAAGCCTGGCAGCCGCCCAGAGCTATTCTCAACACACTGCTGCGGGAGGTAAACATGACCAACAAACTCAACCTCTCCCACTTATTACTCAAAAGACTCGTCAGCCTAATAGCGTGAAGGCCACCGAGGCAACCCGGAACAGTGGAACAAGAAGTACAGATTTCTTCCAGACCTTTTTGACGAACACCCTGGAGGCATTTGAGGAGAAAGGACCCGAGGCAGAAGAGTGTGATGTTATGGAGGAGCTGTCTGGTGACGGGGACAGTGTCAAAGACGAGGGGCAAAGTGAAGAACAGCCCTTACAATTGACCAAGACATGCAAGATGGAGACAGAAATTCCACAGGAACCAGCTGATATATTAAAATCATCTCCTCACTCTTCCCCGTCCAGCAGCCCACCACCAACTAATAAACAAGTTTCAAACAGTTGCAGCACATCAAAGAAGTCATCCCAGCCAGCCAAAGCCAGTCCCTCACCAACACCCGTGCTTATCTCAGGGACTCCTTCAACTACATCTccgtctcctgctcctgctctcaCTCCTGGTGGGCGACCAAGAAAGACCAAGGAGCAACTGGACGTTTTAAAGCAGCACTTCCTGCGCTGCCAGTGGCCCAAGAGTGACGATTACACTGAACTTGTTAAGCTTACAGGTTTGCCCCGAGCAGATGTGATTCAGTGGTTTGGTGACACACGTTATGCTGTTAAGAATGGCCAGCTGCGCTGGGTGAAGGGGGTCCGTGACCAGTTCTTGGCTGAACTTGCTATCCAGCAGAGTGGCAGTGGGTTGACTAATGGAAGCAGCTCTGGGACATCTACTCGGGTTGGCGGTAGCCGCAAACGGAAATCTCAGGCAAATGTACCAAGTGCAGGTACTCCTGATATCCAGCCATTGTTAGCATATTTCCTTTCAACAGGCCCCCTACATGAAAAAGACCTTGACACGCTATGCAAGAAATCAAAAATGAGCTACCAGCAAGTGCGAGATTGGTTTGCATCTCAGGATGCGAGGGAGACTGAACAGGAACAAAGTATTACTGATTGAGACACTGGAACTAGACATAAGAATGGGGCTGTGCGATATGACCAAAATATCATGTCCCTATACTCATCTTTTCATATTCAGATAATATAACTCAGTAatgcatattttaaataaataaatgtaaaatcaaTAGATTTTCTACTTTGGTCCAATTGAATTGATTTGGCATTGTGAACCTTGGGTCAAGTTTTCGCACCAACTTTCAAAACCCGCTGATTAAGCATTTAAGTGTAGACCATGTCTTTGCAGATATAAGTTTTAACAGCAGTCCTAAGCTTCCATCTTTGCGATGCTTTGCCATGTGGTGCATCATGGGTAAAAGCTTCTAGCAGTATCTGACTCTAGGGTTTGTTTTAAGCACCCAACGTTACTTTTTGTCCGTAATTTCCTAGTGCTGGTGGACATTTTTGCGAAGGTGGTAAAAGAGGTTGTCGTGTTGGAGTCTGTTTATAAAGTTCTCTTTTCTGGTCTGTGTCAGACTTCTTATCCTTATACAACTTTCATGCAACAGTAGTAGCACCTCTTTTAGGTATGCGCTCCTGGTTTTGGGGGTCTTTTCAGAATTGCTGTATTCTGTGCCAGGTTCACATGTCCTGCCTGCATCCGTGCCAtgtgggaaaaagaaaaacatccaaataACAAGAAAGTACTGCTGTAAAGAGTGACTTAAGATGGAACGAAATTAATAATACTGGATCATGCAATGAGACTTTTCTATTGTGACAGGTTATAAAGCATCATATCACACAGCCCTACttcaaaacatttctaaaagtAGGAGTGCTCCTCATGTCCTTTGCACCAACAAGCATAGTTATTATTTTGGTTAAAATTGCTTTATTTGGGGCAGTTTTGTAACATCCAGTCTTCCCAGTACAAGCCCTTGatgaggtttgtgttttttatatatccTGCATTTCCTGCTTATCCTAATATATTTGGACTGGAATTATAATTGCGATGCCTGTGTTACTGTAAATAAGACAGTAAATTGTACACTGGTTTGCAATATTTTTTTAGCTTATCCTTTTTGTTTAGATCTCACTACTTAAGATTTTTCTTAGTATGATATTGTAGCAGTATAATTTAAACTGGTTGTACTCTCGGTACCTGACTATAGCAGATAAGTAactgctccagacattttctgtgTTCATGAATTTGTTGACTGATAATTGTGTGTCATAATTCCTTCACAGCAGATAATTCCTTTTCATTGAAAGCACACTGGACATGTACACTTTAAATCGATATCTTGCACTTTGGTTTCAGAGCCTGCTGCCATTACTTCCATTAAATTCAATTATTTCACAAAAGAATAATTCCTAACTTGCCGTGTCATTTCTGATCCCTAAACAGGGAAAACTGAACATGtcttaaaaataacatttcatctAATTCTACTTAGGTCAACAGCATATTTTTGAAGAACATTCCTGATTCTCCCCTAGTCGGCTGTAATATTTGATTTACTAGTACAATACTTTGCTtgtcatttacatttaaaagtacTGAGAAAGAGGCAATTGCATTAATATCATACAGATTGTCAACTTAATTATGATGTGCATTCACTGAGTCAGtcagtattttttatatatcttGTCTTAATAGGTCTAGGGCATGACTTTTAAAATATAGACAAAGTAGATAACTCATGAGGGTCCACATACTTTGTAAGTAGCAAAAAGGCTTTAAATGCATATCTATTTCTGTCAACTGTGATTATAAAAACAGTACAAGCAAAATACATTTGGGGTATCAGTTCATGTATTTATTAGTTATTTCATACATTGCTGTGTGTTGCAAGAAGAAAAAAGTCCCCATTCTTTAGTACTTCGGCTCACAAGTACGAGTCAGGGTTTAGTTCCGTTTAAAATGTCTCGACAGAGGTTAGATGACCAGAATGTTGACAAAGCTGTGTGCATCATTGTATTGGTCGTGAAACGTTAACACAAGTGTTGTGGGGAGATGTCCATAACACTTAGTGTTTCCAATGTATTTTGTACTGTTTAAAAAATCTCATTTGCACAATTGTGTCACTGGAAACCAGTAAAGGATTTGCCTTTATAATCATGTGTCagcaatgtttttttgtgtatgtgtgtatttgtatggtgTAGAGAATCCAATTGTTTATGACTATGAGCAAAAGTTTATGGTGTATATCATGAGATGTGAGCAACAAAAAAGCACAGAGATGCCACTGAGAAAAAATACTGACAGAAAAAACAGATGCGAATGAATCAACTGACAAAAAAAACGTGGTTGTTTAATTCCTCAACAGAAGAGCCACCTAAACATAATTATTAAATACATTCAACAGTGTCCAAGACATTGAGTCACTTGTGCAGACAAGTTCTGGTCGAACACAAATCTCCAAACAAGACGTGAGAGTCCTGATGAACACAACAGCTAAAGACTCCTAAACGGACAAATATTTGTCATGGTGACATTTCATTAACGCCTGGGAGACTGTAATGAAAATCCATTCATAAACTGGAACTGGAAAACAGGGGTCTGATGCACAGTTCTGAAGAGGACAGAAAGTGACTCGTGACTCAGAAAATTCATGAGAAAAGCATTTCACAAGTTCTTTGGAAAGTGTTTCTTACCTTGTGGAAGTGCTGAAGGATGTAGGTGTTCCTATTTCAAATGGGTTAAAGGGGGGATTTTGATTCAGGACAAAGCATTTAGTTCTGCATTCTATTAAGCAATGTGTATTGAGTTTAAACAAAGAGCTAAAGGTACATAAGTGAGGGTATGACCACACTTACTGTGCACATGTTCATGAAGAGAACTGTTGCTGGAAAAAGAAGTAGCTGATCCAGGAGTCttacaaaaacagaaagagtgACAGATTTTatatatcaaaagttaaaaaccaAAAAAAGTTCTGCTCTAAAATTCTGTATAATAGCTTAATattacataatgtattaaataattgCTCACAATGATCTCATCTATGAATGTATAATAACAGAATAATAATTAGAGTTCATTTCACTGACTTCATCAGAGGATGGAGTTCACTGTGTCTATTGAGTTTCCTCTGATGTCAGACACCTTCATAACAACCAAGCTAACTTTATCCTCTGAGGACGACAGTGAAATGAGGTTGAAAGCTTTGACGAAAGCTACTCAAAGAACCTTGAGTGAGAGTTTTTGTCAAACTGTAACTAGGGACATCAAATGTTGCATGGGAATTAAGCATATACCTTTACAAATGTGTTCTGTTGTCATTGTTTTAAAGCATGACATTTATTTACACCGATAAGAAATCACACACAAGCCGCTGTTAGTGGGAGACtcacagtgagagaggagagactgGGACCTCGGCCTCTGGTCCACCCCTGAGACTCCGCTGAGCCAAAGTGACTAAGAACCACAAAACATGTTTGAGTTTAATAAGTCTCGTGCAATTATCCTCTATAATGCAGAAATGTGATGAGtcaataaagaaagaaatgctTACCTGTTGGCTCTTGACCGAGGTGTAACTAGTAAAAGAAAGCTATATCAAATTGACCAGTATTAAAAACCACTGAAACGATTTAGATTAAATCTTGGATTACCTGGGGAGGTGACGGCCACAGGGAGTGTCATCCTTTGAGTGCTGTATAAGAAGAGAATGAGTGAACTGTGACTTAAAATACTTCAACGCTATAATGTTCATTATCAAATATGACCATTCTGAAAGGTAAATTGGCCTTTACCCATCTGTATGAAATTGTCCTGGAGAAACCTGTGGCAAGCAGAAAGTAAATAGTATAAATAAATCTGAGGTAACTCCTTGACATTGACCTtgtagagctgctttcagacatgcactgaactccggattatctctggacattctctggaggtaTGTTAGATAACAAATGTCGAAGTATGAAGCTTGGGACTTTCTCTACAGCTCCTCCGACCAGCCCTCTAGAACAAAACTCAGCAGAATCTCCAAATTAGCCcacgtgagaacacagcagggaatcctccgcaggattcacAGTGAGCGAGAAGGCATGTTAATAATGTTTCTAACATGGCAAAGAtgcaaaacaagacaaagaaacaaaaagaatacaaatacatcaggaagaaaaaaaaggagccaTACACTTAGAAGATACTGGCGAtacttctgtgttgttgtgaacacgtccgAGTGGAGAATCTCCCACTGTATTggtcatgtgtgaaaggcaaaccccagagaatgtccagacccaattgtGTGGAGATTTCATGTTCAAGTTAATTTCTGAAAACTGCCTAAGAACCATGAACTTTAATAAATAAGGAAGTAAGGAACACTTACCCTCCTCTGAGAAAGTGGCTTCTTCAATTCTGCAGTTTCTCTTTTCAGCTCAGAAAGCTGCTTTTTTAAGGCAGCGTTCTCTCTTTTCAGCTCGGTCAGTTGCCTTGAGATAACAGACGTGGGTTGGAAAGCGTTGTAATCAGAGTTTTATTTACAGAGCAAAAGAGGAACAATAAGAGATTTTGAAATCACCTGTAGCCCTGCTCAGAGACCTCCTTCAGGCGCCTCTCCAATTCAACAGACTTGTGCTTGAAGTGCGTCGTGACTCTTTCCATCTGTGTCCACTGGAAATGAACaatctgaggaagaagaagtacCTATCAACTCTTCTTTCATTTCTAAGGAACTACCGTAAATTAAATATAGCTAGTGGGTTATACTGTAAGATTCCCAAATGATCTTCGACATTTTTATATGATATTGACATTTAAAGTGTAGCAATTCCAAAGTGGCACAGAGGAGACAGACCTGTGATATGTGCTGCAGTCGTGACTGGATCAGCTTGGTTGGGTCcttgaaaaacactttttcctGTGGTTTCATCTGAAATAGAAAGGTGTGCAGATCTACAGTGATGTGTCGGCTGGGTGGAATCAGATAATCCTCTGCTGGCAGCATGAGACAGTGACCTGCAGTGAATGTGTCAATCTCACCAACCTCATCAGTGATGGGCAGATAACTGCAGCTGGCCCCACACACATTGCACTGCTCTGAGAGAAAAGAGGCACGAGAGATGATGTTAGAtagttatatataatatcataaaATGTAGAAGAGCAGATGGAATGTCTTACTAGATTTGATGCATGCCTCACAGGAGATGTGGCCACAGCTGGACACAGCAAACGACGACCCTTTCCTTTTGAAGCACTGGTTACAGTGGAACCAGTCCATTTTAAGCCCTGTGTGTTCAAAGGTCACAACACGTAAAtgtcattttattatattaaagaTTTCACTCTATGATGATACATGTTTGGACAAACCTAATTACATACTGTACTAGTTTACTTATGGTTTAGATTAACTTCCTGGTTTGTGATAATGCTTTTAAGATAAGGGTCTGCTTCCAATTCCACGGGAGCAGTTtaagataagaaaagaaaaaagaagccCCACAAAAGTGACATTTTCCATATTTCAGCAGCAATGCGGATGAGAGTAGGTAACATTAGTCATAAAGTAATACATAAAAATGCCATTAAAGTATAAGGACATAAAATAgagaatatatacaatgtaaacagGATGACACACAGACGATATTCATATTGGACTGAGTTATTGACAAATGTGTTGCTAgttaaaatgaaattaaaccCGTGTGAGTTTGTGCAGAAGACCTGTTCATACCTCAACAAATTAATTCCTCTCTACACCCAGACAAGTTcataagaaaatgttttttcccaGTTTAGAGCGCAAGAGCTTGACTGGGATGCACAGAGCACTGACCCTTTACAGCACATAACAGATTAACTACGGCCCAGACTACGGCCTTGATCGAGCCTCATCATCCAGGATCCGGACCCGACTTCACAAACGCTGCTGTGATAA contains the following coding sequences:
- the dhrs1 gene encoding dehydrogenase/reductase SDR family member 1 encodes the protein MSLSGWVCVVTGASRGIGRGIALQLSEAGATVYITGRQEKTLKQTAAEVKERGGNCVPVICDSTNHEDIEELFNQITREQNGRLDILVNNAYAGVQAIFESTGKKFWETDPLIWDSINNTGLRGHYLFSVHASRLMVAQGRGLIITISSMGGLRYLFNVPYGVGKAACDRLAADMAVELRSRGVASVSLWPGAVQTELITQMILEKDAAQSSNSELKKTFANGETTELSGRCIVNLAKDKNLMSLTGKIIMTSDLARRYGIKDVDGRSVVDYTSLKFLLTQVPYLSWLSSVTPSFLRLPRFVLTLAHSRF
- the homeza gene encoding homeobox and leucine zipper encoding a; the protein is MATYSEHNGRNGLIVSMKESFEGKVTKKDCEGKFEAKRPSKDLCHSPSAAESNASGVASFTTNHNSVVCLPLVSEGLKLVWTQSDQTRELDTIPELVQAFNLFPYPSSNEVTTLARVCALPLDKVKVWFMVQRIKYGISWSSEEIEETRRKLAVPELHDDSPETNDEAKIKSKNKISEEMVIEDKIGEEVEVPPTSVTPKKTKPKCESPDSYKPAKPTTPCFSSTLPPPQDSYFYRSPADPPASTATDVSLDLSESSSRQHRHSRYKKSKAQLAALRKSFLRENWPAEAELRRLQEETGLTRNDIRKWFSDSRYQLRVGRGSLAAAQSYSQHTAAGGKHDQQTQPLPLITQKTRQPNSVKATEATRNSGTRSTDFFQTFLTNTLEAFEEKGPEAEECDVMEELSGDGDSVKDEGQSEEQPLQLTKTCKMETEIPQEPADILKSSPHSSPSSSPPPTNKQVSNSCSTSKKSSQPAKASPSPTPVLISGTPSTTSPSPAPALTPGGRPRKTKEQLDVLKQHFLRCQWPKSDDYTELVKLTGLPRADVIQWFGDTRYAVKNGQLRWVKGVRDQFLAELAIQQSGSGLTNGSSSGTSTRVGGSRKRKSQANVPSAGTPDIQPLLAYFLSTGPLHEKDLDTLCKKSKMSYQQVRDWFASQDARETEQEQSITD
- the LOC133017869 gene encoding RING finger protein 212B-like, whose product is MDWFHCNQCFKRKGSSFAVSSCGHISCEACIKSKQCNVCGASCSYLPITDEMKPQEKVFFKDPTKLIQSRLQHISQIVHFQWTQMERVTTHFKHKSVELERRLKEVSEQGYRQLTELKRENAALKKQLSELKRETAELKKPLSQRRVSPGQFHTDGTQRMTLPVAVTSPVTPRSRANSHFGSAESQGWTRGRGPSLSSLTTPGSATSFSSNSSLHEHVHRTPTSFSTSTRTVHQTPVFQFQFMNGFSLQSPRR